The Cyprinus carpio isolate SPL01 chromosome A5, ASM1834038v1, whole genome shotgun sequence genome has a segment encoding these proteins:
- the LOC109090709 gene encoding disabled homolog 2-interacting protein-like isoform X5: MPGSAPDKPPPTMEPTAAAATPFRVTGFLSRRLKGSIKRTKSQPKLDRNSSFRHILPGFRPVDNDRKPAAVGLLRSERAREREAGRSTQCWKREKWSCESRPTDPSPPELSPVLPRSLQCPTAALNSHDEWSHLMPRLKESRSHESLLSPSSAVEALDLSMEEEVLIKPVHSSILGQDYCFEVSTSTGSKCFSCRSAAERDKWMENLRRAIHPNKDNSRRVENTLQLWIIEAKDLPAKKKYFCELCLDDSLYARTTCKLKTDNVFWGEHFEFNNLPTVQNITVHLYRDSDKKKKRDKNNYVGLVSIPVVNVTSRQLVEKWYPVSQPNPGKGKTAGPMVRIKARYQSMNILPMELYKEFAEYITNNYMLLCSVLEPVISVKNKEEMACALVHILQSTGKAKDFLTDLMMSEVDRCGENEHLIFRENTLGTKAIEEYLKLVGQKYLQDALGEFIKALYESDENCEVDPSKCSSSDLAEHQSNLRMCCELAFCKIIESYRVFPRELKEVFASWRHECGNRGRPDISERLISASLFLRFLCPAIMSPSLFNLTQEYPDDRTARTLTLIAKVTQNLANFTKFGNKEEYMSFMNQFLEQEWTNMQRFLLEISNPETISTTAGFEGYIDLGRELSTLHSLLAEVVSQMDQSATSKLGPLPRILRDVHGALTNPSNVQMSIPSDRVPSPPTPGCSISSGLQKMAIDSDLPGPMDFTRLPSPTPENKDLFFVTRSSGLQGSPARSSSYSETNEPELGLANGGKSLSMVDLQEAARALEPVAIPTGITSEGLGDGTMVPWNARTPQGNVAGGPTLHRPGQTPTTPGTEGAPGRPTQLLAPLSFQNPVYQMAAGLPVSARGNASGDSGSECHSSVSSHSNNEEGLGGTKHTFLTQGASVGEEFGRRSGDFSRRQLSLTDAQHGNQPTVPRQSSAGPQRRIDQPPPPTQTAPRGRTPPNLLNSTPYPRPPNNTVMSSSPDWPGSGARLRQQSSSSKGDSPEMKHRATHKQAPSPVNPSALDRTAAWLMNVPYIEQESEAELCRDEHTQAEKYQAEISMLQERLRVSVQRLEEYEVRIKGQEEQAQKMLLEYQARLDESEERLRRQQEDKDLQMKGIISRLMSVEEELKKDHADMQAVIDSKQKIIDAQEKRIASLDAANARLMSALSQLKERYSMQTRNGISPTNPTKLQITENGEFRNSSNC, translated from the exons AAAACCGGCAGCGGTTGGGCTGCTCAGGTCTGagcgagcaagagagagagaagcagggaGAAGCACTCAGTGCTGGAAAAGGGAAAAATGGAGCTGTGAGAGCCGCCCAACAGACCCTTCCCCTCCAGAGTTATCTCCTGTCCTCCCTCGTTCTCTCCAGTGTCCGACTGCTGCGCTGAATTCACATGATGAATG GTCTCATCTGATGCCCAGGCTGAAGGAGTCGCGCTCTCACGAGTCTTTGCTCAGTCCCAGCAGTGCAGTAGAAGCTCTGGACCTCAGCATGGAGGAGGAGGTCCTTATTAAACCAGTGCACAGCTCCATCCTCGGACAAGATTACTGCTTTGAG GTGAGCACCTCCACAGGTAGTAAGTGCTTTTCTTGTCGTTCGGCCGCAGAGAGAGACAAATGGATGGAGAACCTGCGACGGGCCATCCACCCTAATAAG GACAACAGTCGGCGGGTGGAGAATACGCTTCAGCTGTGGATCATCGAAGCTAAGGACCTTCCGGCCAAGAAAAAGTACTTCTGTGAGCTCTGCCTGGACGACAGCCTCTATGCCCGCACCACCTGCAAGCTGAAGACGGATAACGTCTTCTGGGGTGAACACTTTGAGTTCAATAACCTCCCTACAGTCCAGAACATCACCGTCCATCTCTATAGGGACTCagacaagaagaagaaaagggACAAGAACAACTACGTGGGGCTGGTGAGCATTCCTGTGGTGAATGTCACGAGCAGGCAGCTAGTCGAGAAATGGTACCCAGTTAGCCAACCCAATCCAGGTAAAGGGAAAACAGCGGGTCCCATGGTCCGCATCAAGGCCCGGTACCAGAGCATGAACATCCTGCCCATGGAGCTTTACAAAGAGTTTGCCGAGTACATCACCAACAACTACATGCTGCTCTGCTCTGTGCTGGAGCCGGTCATCAGCGTCAAGAACAAAGAGGAGATGGCCTGCGCTCTGGTGCACATCTTACAGAGCACCGGGAAAGCCAAG gACTTCCTGACAGATCTGATGATGTCGGAGGTGGATCGGTGCGGGGAGAACGAGCACCTGATCTTCAGAGAGAACACACTGGGCACTAAAGCTATTGAAGAGTACCTCAAACTGGTCGGACAGAAATACCTGCAAGACGCACTGG GTGAGTTCATAAAGGCTCTGTATGAGTCTGATGAGAACTGTGAGGTGGACCCATCCAAATGTTCATCTAGCGATCTAGCTGAACATCAGAGCAACCTCAGGATGTGCTGTGAGCTAGCCTTCTGCAAGATCATTGAGTCTTACCG TGTGTTTCCACGGGAACTTAAGGAGGTGTTTGCATCTTGGAGACATGAATGTGGTAACCGAGGGCGACCAGATATCAGCGAGCGTCTTATCAGCGCCTCATTGTTTTTGCGTTTTCTGTGTCCGGCCATCATGTCGCCTTCTCTCTTCAACTTGACGCAGGAGTACCCAGACGACCGCACTGCACGCACACTCACTCTTATCGCCAAGGTTACGCAGAACCTCGCAAACTTTACCAA GTTTGGTAATAAGGAGGAGTACATGTCCTTCATGAATCAGTTCTTGGAGCAGGAGTGGACCAACATGCAGCGCTTCCTGCTGGAGATCTCCAACCCAGAGACCATCTCAACTACTGCTGGCTTCGAGGGCTATATTGATCTGGGCCGTGAGCTCTCCACCTTGCACTCCCTTCTAGCTGAGGTGGTGTCCCAAATGGACCAG AGTGCTACCTCCAAGCTTGGCCCGTTACCTAGAATACTGAGGGACGTACATGGAGCACTAACAAACCCATCGAATGTACAGATGAGCATTCCTTCTGATCGTGTGCCGTCCCCTCCAACCCCTGGATGCAGCATCTCCAGTGGATTACAAAAGATGGCCATCGACAGCGACCTACCAGG CCCGATGGACTTCACTCGCCTTCCTTCCCCCACCCCTGAAAACAAAGATCTTTTCTTCGTCACACGCTCTTCTGGCCTCCAGGGCTCCCCTGCCCGCAGCTCTAGCTACTCCGAGACCAACGAACCCGAGCTGGGCCTGGCCAATGGTGGCAAGAGCTTGTCCATGGTAGACCTGCAGGAAGCGGCCAGGGCGTTAGAACCCGTCGCCATCCCGACAGGGATCACTTCAGAAGGTTTGGGTGATGGTACCATGGTTCCCTGGAATGCACGGACTCCCCAAGGCAATGTTGCCGGAGGCCCTACTCTTCACAGGCCAGGACAGACTCCCACTACCCCAGGAACAGAAGGGGCCCCAGGCAGGCCTACACAGCTCTTGGCCCCACTATCCTTTCAGAATCCAGTGTACCAGATGGCAGCAGGGTTGCCCGTGTCAGCTAGAGGGAATGCGAGTGGGGACTCTGGGTCAGAGTGTCACAGCTCCGTCAGTTCCCATAGCAACAACGAGGAGGGTCTTGGAGGAACCAAACACACGTTCCTTACCCAGGGAGCTTCGGTGGGGGAGGAGTTTGGAAGGCGTTCAGGAGATTTCTCGAGACGACAGCTATCGCTTACTGACGCGCAGCATGGAAACCAGCCTACGGTTCCTCGACAGAGCAGCGCTGGTCCTCAGCGGCGGATTGACCAGCCACCACCACCCACACAGACTGCACCCAGAGGACGAACTCCACCCAACCTATTGAACTCCACACCCTACCCACGGCCTCCTAATAACACTGTGATGTCATCATCACCTGACTGGCCTGGAAGTGGCGCACGGCTTCGACAGCAGAGCTCCTCCTCTAAAGGGGACAGTCCGGAAATGAAGCACCGCGCAACACATAAACAG GCCCCATCCCCAGTGAACCCCAGTGCACTGGACCGCACCGCTGCCTGGTTGATGAATGTGCCATATATAGAGCAGGAGTCTGAGGCGGAGCTTTGCAGAGATGAGCACACACAAGCTGAAAAG TACCAGGCGGAGATCAGTATGCTGCAGGAGCGACTGCGTGTGTCGGTGCAGAGGCTGGAGGAATACGAGGTCCGGATTAAAGGACAGGAGGAACAAGCGCAGAAGATGTTGCTGGAGTATCAGGCCCGACTGGACGAGTCTGAGGAGAGATTGAGACGGCAACAGGAAGACAAAGATCTGCAGATGAAGGGTATCATAAGCAG GTTGATGTCTGTGGAGGAAGAGCTGAAGAAGGATCATGCTGATATGCAGGCAGTGATTGACTCCAAACAGAAGATCATTGATGCGCAG GAGAAACGGATAGCATCTCTGGACGCGGCTAACGCGAGGCTAATGAGCGCCCTGTCACAGCTGAAGGAGCGCTACAGCATGCAGACGCGGAACGGCATCTCTCCCACCAACCCCACCAAGCTGCAGATCACAGAGAACGGGGAGTTTCGCAACAGCTCCAACTG
- the LOC109090709 gene encoding disabled homolog 2-interacting protein-like isoform X4, producing the protein MSGVTRKGSGRPGYYYRLLGRTRLQRQRSRSRSRSRATNNRDSPPEKTGRRRSMPGSAPDKPPPTMEPTAAAATPFRVTGFLSRRLKGSIKRTKSQPKLDRNSSFRHILPGFRPVDNDRKPAAVGLLRSERAREREAGRSTQCWKREKWSCESRPTDPSPPELSPVLPRSLQCPTAALNSHDEWSHLMPRLKESRSHESLLSPSSAVEALDLSMEEEVLIKPVHSSILGQDYCFEVSTSTGSKCFSCRSAAERDKWMENLRRAIHPNKDNSRRVENTLQLWIIEAKDLPAKKKYFCELCLDDSLYARTTCKLKTDNVFWGEHFEFNNLPTVQNITVHLYRDSDKKKKRDKNNYVGLVSIPVVNVTSRQLVEKWYPVSQPNPGKGKTAGPMVRIKARYQSMNILPMELYKEFAEYITNNYMLLCSVLEPVISVKNKEEMACALVHILQSTGKAKDFLTDLMMSEVDRCGENEHLIFRENTLGTKAIEEYLKLVGQKYLQDALGEFIKALYESDENCEVDPSKCSSSDLAEHQSNLRMCCELAFCKIIESYRVFPRELKEVFASWRHECGNRGRPDISERLISASLFLRFLCPAIMSPSLFNLTQEYPDDRTARTLTLIAKVTQNLANFTKFGNKEEYMSFMNQFLEQEWTNMQRFLLEISNPETISTTAGFEGYIDLGRELSTLHSLLAEVVSQMDQSATSKLGPLPRILRDVHGALTNPSNVQMSIPSDRVPSPPTPGCSISSGLQKMAIDSDLPGPMDFTRLPSPTPENKDLFFVTRSSGLQGSPARSSSYSETNEPELGLANGGKSLSMVDLQEAARALEPVAIPTGITSEGLGDGTMVPWNARTPQGNVAGGPTLHRPGQTPTTPGTEGAPGRPTQLLAPLSFQNPVYQMAAGLPVSARGNASGDSGSECHSSVSSHSNNEEGLGGTKHTFLTQGASVGEEFGRRSGDFSRRQLSLTDAQHGNQPTVPRQSSAGPQRRIDQPPPPTQTAPRGRTPPNLLNSTPYPRPPNNTVMSSSPDWPGSGARLRQQSSSSKGDSPEMKHRATHKQAPSPVNPSALDRTAAWLMNVPYIEQESEAELCRDEHTQAEKYQAEISMLQERLRVSVQRLEEYEVRIKGQEEQAQKMLLEYQARLDESEERLRRQQEDKDLQMKGIISRLMSVEEELKKDHADMQAVIDSKQKIIDAQEKRIASLDAANARLMSALSQLKERYSMQTRNGISPTNPTKLQITENGEFRNSSNC; encoded by the exons AAAACCGGCAGCGGTTGGGCTGCTCAGGTCTGagcgagcaagagagagagaagcagggaGAAGCACTCAGTGCTGGAAAAGGGAAAAATGGAGCTGTGAGAGCCGCCCAACAGACCCTTCCCCTCCAGAGTTATCTCCTGTCCTCCCTCGTTCTCTCCAGTGTCCGACTGCTGCGCTGAATTCACATGATGAATG GTCTCATCTGATGCCCAGGCTGAAGGAGTCGCGCTCTCACGAGTCTTTGCTCAGTCCCAGCAGTGCAGTAGAAGCTCTGGACCTCAGCATGGAGGAGGAGGTCCTTATTAAACCAGTGCACAGCTCCATCCTCGGACAAGATTACTGCTTTGAG GTGAGCACCTCCACAGGTAGTAAGTGCTTTTCTTGTCGTTCGGCCGCAGAGAGAGACAAATGGATGGAGAACCTGCGACGGGCCATCCACCCTAATAAG GACAACAGTCGGCGGGTGGAGAATACGCTTCAGCTGTGGATCATCGAAGCTAAGGACCTTCCGGCCAAGAAAAAGTACTTCTGTGAGCTCTGCCTGGACGACAGCCTCTATGCCCGCACCACCTGCAAGCTGAAGACGGATAACGTCTTCTGGGGTGAACACTTTGAGTTCAATAACCTCCCTACAGTCCAGAACATCACCGTCCATCTCTATAGGGACTCagacaagaagaagaaaagggACAAGAACAACTACGTGGGGCTGGTGAGCATTCCTGTGGTGAATGTCACGAGCAGGCAGCTAGTCGAGAAATGGTACCCAGTTAGCCAACCCAATCCAGGTAAAGGGAAAACAGCGGGTCCCATGGTCCGCATCAAGGCCCGGTACCAGAGCATGAACATCCTGCCCATGGAGCTTTACAAAGAGTTTGCCGAGTACATCACCAACAACTACATGCTGCTCTGCTCTGTGCTGGAGCCGGTCATCAGCGTCAAGAACAAAGAGGAGATGGCCTGCGCTCTGGTGCACATCTTACAGAGCACCGGGAAAGCCAAG gACTTCCTGACAGATCTGATGATGTCGGAGGTGGATCGGTGCGGGGAGAACGAGCACCTGATCTTCAGAGAGAACACACTGGGCACTAAAGCTATTGAAGAGTACCTCAAACTGGTCGGACAGAAATACCTGCAAGACGCACTGG GTGAGTTCATAAAGGCTCTGTATGAGTCTGATGAGAACTGTGAGGTGGACCCATCCAAATGTTCATCTAGCGATCTAGCTGAACATCAGAGCAACCTCAGGATGTGCTGTGAGCTAGCCTTCTGCAAGATCATTGAGTCTTACCG TGTGTTTCCACGGGAACTTAAGGAGGTGTTTGCATCTTGGAGACATGAATGTGGTAACCGAGGGCGACCAGATATCAGCGAGCGTCTTATCAGCGCCTCATTGTTTTTGCGTTTTCTGTGTCCGGCCATCATGTCGCCTTCTCTCTTCAACTTGACGCAGGAGTACCCAGACGACCGCACTGCACGCACACTCACTCTTATCGCCAAGGTTACGCAGAACCTCGCAAACTTTACCAA GTTTGGTAATAAGGAGGAGTACATGTCCTTCATGAATCAGTTCTTGGAGCAGGAGTGGACCAACATGCAGCGCTTCCTGCTGGAGATCTCCAACCCAGAGACCATCTCAACTACTGCTGGCTTCGAGGGCTATATTGATCTGGGCCGTGAGCTCTCCACCTTGCACTCCCTTCTAGCTGAGGTGGTGTCCCAAATGGACCAG AGTGCTACCTCCAAGCTTGGCCCGTTACCTAGAATACTGAGGGACGTACATGGAGCACTAACAAACCCATCGAATGTACAGATGAGCATTCCTTCTGATCGTGTGCCGTCCCCTCCAACCCCTGGATGCAGCATCTCCAGTGGATTACAAAAGATGGCCATCGACAGCGACCTACCAGG CCCGATGGACTTCACTCGCCTTCCTTCCCCCACCCCTGAAAACAAAGATCTTTTCTTCGTCACACGCTCTTCTGGCCTCCAGGGCTCCCCTGCCCGCAGCTCTAGCTACTCCGAGACCAACGAACCCGAGCTGGGCCTGGCCAATGGTGGCAAGAGCTTGTCCATGGTAGACCTGCAGGAAGCGGCCAGGGCGTTAGAACCCGTCGCCATCCCGACAGGGATCACTTCAGAAGGTTTGGGTGATGGTACCATGGTTCCCTGGAATGCACGGACTCCCCAAGGCAATGTTGCCGGAGGCCCTACTCTTCACAGGCCAGGACAGACTCCCACTACCCCAGGAACAGAAGGGGCCCCAGGCAGGCCTACACAGCTCTTGGCCCCACTATCCTTTCAGAATCCAGTGTACCAGATGGCAGCAGGGTTGCCCGTGTCAGCTAGAGGGAATGCGAGTGGGGACTCTGGGTCAGAGTGTCACAGCTCCGTCAGTTCCCATAGCAACAACGAGGAGGGTCTTGGAGGAACCAAACACACGTTCCTTACCCAGGGAGCTTCGGTGGGGGAGGAGTTTGGAAGGCGTTCAGGAGATTTCTCGAGACGACAGCTATCGCTTACTGACGCGCAGCATGGAAACCAGCCTACGGTTCCTCGACAGAGCAGCGCTGGTCCTCAGCGGCGGATTGACCAGCCACCACCACCCACACAGACTGCACCCAGAGGACGAACTCCACCCAACCTATTGAACTCCACACCCTACCCACGGCCTCCTAATAACACTGTGATGTCATCATCACCTGACTGGCCTGGAAGTGGCGCACGGCTTCGACAGCAGAGCTCCTCCTCTAAAGGGGACAGTCCGGAAATGAAGCACCGCGCAACACATAAACAG GCCCCATCCCCAGTGAACCCCAGTGCACTGGACCGCACCGCTGCCTGGTTGATGAATGTGCCATATATAGAGCAGGAGTCTGAGGCGGAGCTTTGCAGAGATGAGCACACACAAGCTGAAAAG TACCAGGCGGAGATCAGTATGCTGCAGGAGCGACTGCGTGTGTCGGTGCAGAGGCTGGAGGAATACGAGGTCCGGATTAAAGGACAGGAGGAACAAGCGCAGAAGATGTTGCTGGAGTATCAGGCCCGACTGGACGAGTCTGAGGAGAGATTGAGACGGCAACAGGAAGACAAAGATCTGCAGATGAAGGGTATCATAAGCAG GTTGATGTCTGTGGAGGAAGAGCTGAAGAAGGATCATGCTGATATGCAGGCAGTGATTGACTCCAAACAGAAGATCATTGATGCGCAG GAGAAACGGATAGCATCTCTGGACGCGGCTAACGCGAGGCTAATGAGCGCCCTGTCACAGCTGAAGGAGCGCTACAGCATGCAGACGCGGAACGGCATCTCTCCCACCAACCCCACCAAGCTGCAGATCACAGAGAACGGGGAGTTTCGCAACAGCTCCAACTG
- the LOC109090709 gene encoding disabled homolog 2-interacting protein-like isoform X7 produces MSHLMPRLKESRSHESLLSPSSAVEALDLSMEEEVLIKPVHSSILGQDYCFEVSTSTGSKCFSCRSAAERDKWMENLRRAIHPNKDNSRRVENTLQLWIIEAKDLPAKKKYFCELCLDDSLYARTTCKLKTDNVFWGEHFEFNNLPTVQNITVHLYRDSDKKKKRDKNNYVGLVSIPVVNVTSRQLVEKWYPVSQPNPGKGKTAGPMVRIKARYQSMNILPMELYKEFAEYITNNYMLLCSVLEPVISVKNKEEMACALVHILQSTGKAKDFLTDLMMSEVDRCGENEHLIFRENTLGTKAIEEYLKLVGQKYLQDALGEFIKALYESDENCEVDPSKCSSSDLAEHQSNLRMCCELAFCKIIESYRVFPRELKEVFASWRHECGNRGRPDISERLISASLFLRFLCPAIMSPSLFNLTQEYPDDRTARTLTLIAKVTQNLANFTKFGNKEEYMSFMNQFLEQEWTNMQRFLLEISNPETISTTAGFEGYIDLGRELSTLHSLLAEVVSQMDQSATSKLGPLPRILRDVHGALTNPSNVQMSIPSDRVPSPPTPGCSISSGLQKMAIDSDLPGPMDFTRLPSPTPENKDLFFVTRSSGLQGSPARSSSYSETNEPELGLANGGKSLSMVDLQEAARALEPVAIPTGITSEGLGDGTMVPWNARTPQGNVAGGPTLHRPGQTPTTPGTEGAPGRPTQLLAPLSFQNPVYQMAAGLPVSARGNASGDSGSECHSSVSSHSNNEEGLGGTKHTFLTQGASVGEEFGRRSGDFSRRQLSLTDAQHGNQPTVPRQSSAGPQRRIDQPPPPTQTAPRGRTPPNLLNSTPYPRPPNNTVMSSSPDWPGSGARLRQQSSSSKGDSPEMKHRATHKQAPSPVNPSALDRTAAWLMNVPYIEQESEAELCRDEHTQAEKYQAEISMLQERLRVSVQRLEEYEVRIKGQEEQAQKMLLEYQARLDESEERLRRQQEDKDLQMKGIISRLMSVEEELKKDHADMQAVIDSKQKIIDAQEKRIASLDAANARLMSALSQLKERYSMQTRNGISPTNPTKLQITENGEFRNSSNC; encoded by the exons AT GTCTCATCTGATGCCCAGGCTGAAGGAGTCGCGCTCTCACGAGTCTTTGCTCAGTCCCAGCAGTGCAGTAGAAGCTCTGGACCTCAGCATGGAGGAGGAGGTCCTTATTAAACCAGTGCACAGCTCCATCCTCGGACAAGATTACTGCTTTGAG GTGAGCACCTCCACAGGTAGTAAGTGCTTTTCTTGTCGTTCGGCCGCAGAGAGAGACAAATGGATGGAGAACCTGCGACGGGCCATCCACCCTAATAAG GACAACAGTCGGCGGGTGGAGAATACGCTTCAGCTGTGGATCATCGAAGCTAAGGACCTTCCGGCCAAGAAAAAGTACTTCTGTGAGCTCTGCCTGGACGACAGCCTCTATGCCCGCACCACCTGCAAGCTGAAGACGGATAACGTCTTCTGGGGTGAACACTTTGAGTTCAATAACCTCCCTACAGTCCAGAACATCACCGTCCATCTCTATAGGGACTCagacaagaagaagaaaagggACAAGAACAACTACGTGGGGCTGGTGAGCATTCCTGTGGTGAATGTCACGAGCAGGCAGCTAGTCGAGAAATGGTACCCAGTTAGCCAACCCAATCCAGGTAAAGGGAAAACAGCGGGTCCCATGGTCCGCATCAAGGCCCGGTACCAGAGCATGAACATCCTGCCCATGGAGCTTTACAAAGAGTTTGCCGAGTACATCACCAACAACTACATGCTGCTCTGCTCTGTGCTGGAGCCGGTCATCAGCGTCAAGAACAAAGAGGAGATGGCCTGCGCTCTGGTGCACATCTTACAGAGCACCGGGAAAGCCAAG gACTTCCTGACAGATCTGATGATGTCGGAGGTGGATCGGTGCGGGGAGAACGAGCACCTGATCTTCAGAGAGAACACACTGGGCACTAAAGCTATTGAAGAGTACCTCAAACTGGTCGGACAGAAATACCTGCAAGACGCACTGG GTGAGTTCATAAAGGCTCTGTATGAGTCTGATGAGAACTGTGAGGTGGACCCATCCAAATGTTCATCTAGCGATCTAGCTGAACATCAGAGCAACCTCAGGATGTGCTGTGAGCTAGCCTTCTGCAAGATCATTGAGTCTTACCG TGTGTTTCCACGGGAACTTAAGGAGGTGTTTGCATCTTGGAGACATGAATGTGGTAACCGAGGGCGACCAGATATCAGCGAGCGTCTTATCAGCGCCTCATTGTTTTTGCGTTTTCTGTGTCCGGCCATCATGTCGCCTTCTCTCTTCAACTTGACGCAGGAGTACCCAGACGACCGCACTGCACGCACACTCACTCTTATCGCCAAGGTTACGCAGAACCTCGCAAACTTTACCAA GTTTGGTAATAAGGAGGAGTACATGTCCTTCATGAATCAGTTCTTGGAGCAGGAGTGGACCAACATGCAGCGCTTCCTGCTGGAGATCTCCAACCCAGAGACCATCTCAACTACTGCTGGCTTCGAGGGCTATATTGATCTGGGCCGTGAGCTCTCCACCTTGCACTCCCTTCTAGCTGAGGTGGTGTCCCAAATGGACCAG AGTGCTACCTCCAAGCTTGGCCCGTTACCTAGAATACTGAGGGACGTACATGGAGCACTAACAAACCCATCGAATGTACAGATGAGCATTCCTTCTGATCGTGTGCCGTCCCCTCCAACCCCTGGATGCAGCATCTCCAGTGGATTACAAAAGATGGCCATCGACAGCGACCTACCAGG CCCGATGGACTTCACTCGCCTTCCTTCCCCCACCCCTGAAAACAAAGATCTTTTCTTCGTCACACGCTCTTCTGGCCTCCAGGGCTCCCCTGCCCGCAGCTCTAGCTACTCCGAGACCAACGAACCCGAGCTGGGCCTGGCCAATGGTGGCAAGAGCTTGTCCATGGTAGACCTGCAGGAAGCGGCCAGGGCGTTAGAACCCGTCGCCATCCCGACAGGGATCACTTCAGAAGGTTTGGGTGATGGTACCATGGTTCCCTGGAATGCACGGACTCCCCAAGGCAATGTTGCCGGAGGCCCTACTCTTCACAGGCCAGGACAGACTCCCACTACCCCAGGAACAGAAGGGGCCCCAGGCAGGCCTACACAGCTCTTGGCCCCACTATCCTTTCAGAATCCAGTGTACCAGATGGCAGCAGGGTTGCCCGTGTCAGCTAGAGGGAATGCGAGTGGGGACTCTGGGTCAGAGTGTCACAGCTCCGTCAGTTCCCATAGCAACAACGAGGAGGGTCTTGGAGGAACCAAACACACGTTCCTTACCCAGGGAGCTTCGGTGGGGGAGGAGTTTGGAAGGCGTTCAGGAGATTTCTCGAGACGACAGCTATCGCTTACTGACGCGCAGCATGGAAACCAGCCTACGGTTCCTCGACAGAGCAGCGCTGGTCCTCAGCGGCGGATTGACCAGCCACCACCACCCACACAGACTGCACCCAGAGGACGAACTCCACCCAACCTATTGAACTCCACACCCTACCCACGGCCTCCTAATAACACTGTGATGTCATCATCACCTGACTGGCCTGGAAGTGGCGCACGGCTTCGACAGCAGAGCTCCTCCTCTAAAGGGGACAGTCCGGAAATGAAGCACCGCGCAACACATAAACAG GCCCCATCCCCAGTGAACCCCAGTGCACTGGACCGCACCGCTGCCTGGTTGATGAATGTGCCATATATAGAGCAGGAGTCTGAGGCGGAGCTTTGCAGAGATGAGCACACACAAGCTGAAAAG TACCAGGCGGAGATCAGTATGCTGCAGGAGCGACTGCGTGTGTCGGTGCAGAGGCTGGAGGAATACGAGGTCCGGATTAAAGGACAGGAGGAACAAGCGCAGAAGATGTTGCTGGAGTATCAGGCCCGACTGGACGAGTCTGAGGAGAGATTGAGACGGCAACAGGAAGACAAAGATCTGCAGATGAAGGGTATCATAAGCAG GTTGATGTCTGTGGAGGAAGAGCTGAAGAAGGATCATGCTGATATGCAGGCAGTGATTGACTCCAAACAGAAGATCATTGATGCGCAG GAGAAACGGATAGCATCTCTGGACGCGGCTAACGCGAGGCTAATGAGCGCCCTGTCACAGCTGAAGGAGCGCTACAGCATGCAGACGCGGAACGGCATCTCTCCCACCAACCCCACCAAGCTGCAGATCACAGAGAACGGGGAGTTTCGCAACAGCTCCAACTG